One Fusarium musae strain F31 chromosome 6, whole genome shotgun sequence DNA segment encodes these proteins:
- a CDS encoding hypothetical protein (EggNog:ENOG41) has product MIIDGEKYACEACVRGHRVSNCQHSDRPLQHINKKGRPVSQCAHCRAMRKSRSAHVKCDCGEKTSKCAHLQPAVEGHTETCCCNHGGHCSCSHKNEPALDTVPESDSERESLTLSISGRPKPPGRRRRANTVHSDGVLTFDQHGNHKPAHRSNRVSQKCGPYQLNRVNSAHSTGSLGADSMLQKSTREPPSSRARAATNRERRVKSETASPLMSGASSFQNLNGNLPPLDLSGIEYPPYMANSTFDLFGSGFNSETDAPMYSAGLSAASVDWSHYDLSEMKGESFTPSSYSQAGTQSFNGLFDFGSGSEHLPHLANTTSTSGEVSEVEDFLPGGDGDYDGLEGFSRADSFIRQNGNVLANSTDLTTIDYDSFYKGADSGPMAGAGLSMVEDDPAFWMPNYNEGIATMDESPDPLGPASVPSFWGM; this is encoded by the exons ATGATAATTGATGGAGAAAAGTATGCTTGCGAGGCCTGCGTCCGCGGCCACCGCGTGAGCAATTGCCAACATTCTG ACCGCCCACTTCAACATATCAACAAGAAGGGTCGACCAGTTTCCCAATGCGCTCACTGTCGCGCCATGCGTAAGTCGCGCTCTGCTCACGTCAAGTGCGACTGCGGCGAGAAGACAAGTAAATGTGCCCACTTGCAGCCAGCCGTTGAGGGGCACACTG AGACATGTTGCTGTAACCATGGTGGCCACTGCAGCTGCTCCCATAAGAACGAGCCTGCTCTTGACACCGTTCCTGAATCTGACTCGGAGCGGGAGTCTTTGACCCTTAGCATTAGTGGCCGTCCGAAGCCTCCGGGTCGACGACGCCGAGCCAATACGGTCCACTCAGACGGTGTCTTGACCTTCGATCAGCACGGCAACCACAAGCCTGCTCACCGAAGCAACCGGGTATCGCAAAAATGTGGTCCATATCAACTAAACAGGGTGAACTCAGCTCACAGCACTGGCAGCTTAGGCGCCGACAGCATGCTGCAGAAGAGCACACGGGAACCTCCCAGTAGCCGAGCACGCGCTGCTACCAACCGAGAGCGTAGGGTCAAGTCAGAAACCGCATCGCCCCTGATGAGCGGTGCGAGCAGCTTCCAGAACCTCAATGGCAACCTGCCTCCTCTGGATCTTTCGGGCATTGAGTACCCTCCTTATATGGCTAACAGTACATTCGATCTGTTTGGATCTGGTTTCAATTCGGAGACAGATGCCCCCATGTACAGCGCTGGCCTGAGTGCTGCTTCAGTCGACTGGAGCCACTATGATCTTTCAGAAATGAAGGGCGAGAGTTTCACACCCTCCAGTTATAGTCAGGCCGGTACTCAGAGCTTCAATGGCCTCTTCGATTTCGGTAGCGGTTCAGAGCACCTTCCTCACCTGGCAAACACTACATCGACCTCGGGCGAGGTTTCCGAAGTGGAAGATTTTCTTCCCGGAGGAGACGGCGACTATGACGGCCTGGAAGGATTCAGCCGTGCCGATAGCTTCATCCGACAGAACGGCAACGTTCTGGCGAACTCGACCGATCTCACTACCATCGACTATGACAGCTTCTACAAGGGAGCAGACAGTGGCCCTATGGCGGGAGCGGGTCTATCTATGGTTGAGGACGACCCTGCCTTCTGGATGCCCAACTATAACGAGGGCATCGCTACAATGGACGAGAGCCCCGACCCTCTGGGCCCTGCTTCAGTGCCTAGCTTCTGGGGCATGTGA
- a CDS encoding hypothetical protein (EggNog:ENOG41) — MADNSRVDIIFIGAGAPSQNIHVSLVARSNYAAIQKDGVKLLTRSFGDYTFNPDAAFPSVDAAAAAGTSSGAKRDWHYIFVTTKALPDINDDSSIIEPLVGPKSCIVLIQNGVGVEEPFRKRFPNNPIVSAVTVVSAEQTSPGTIRQNRWTRISIGPYIDGLASKDSELGRRGTESTEALRRWWTELGGIKDVDPHDEVGLQTVRWHKLCINAAMNPSAVLSGGRGNADMVADDELQRHLLGVMHEIRDAVPKILGRPFPDSMAKPEKIIESTARNKGARPSMLLDWEAGKPLELEVILGNPVRIARERGVEMPRLQSLYALLRSAQAMRKREQTKGKL; from the exons ATGGCAGACAACAG CCGCGTtgatatcatcttcatcggtgCTGGCGCC CCATCCCAAAACATTCACGTCTCTCTCGTGGCTCGCTCTAACTATGCTGCTATTCAAAAAGACGGTGTGAAGCTTCTGACACGAAGCTTTGGTGACTACACCTTCAACCCTGATGCGGCTTTCCCTTCTGTCgatgctgctgccgctgctggcACTTCATCAGGCGCAAAGCGAGACTGGCACTATATCTTCGTGACAACCAAGGCTCTTCCAGATATCAACGATGACTCATCCATCATCGAGCCCTTGGTAGGCCCAAAATCAtgcatcgtcctcatccagaATGGTGTCGGCGTAGAGGAGCCCTTCCGCAAACGCTTCCCTAATAACCCCATCGTGAGCGCTGTTACCGTTGTTAGTGCAGAGCAAACCTCGCCTGGTACTATTCGTCAGAACCGCTGGACGCGTATCAGCATCGGACCTTACATAGATGGTTTAGCCTCGAAGGACTCGGAGTTAGGCCGTCGTGGCACAGAGTCGACTGAAGCACTGCGTCGTTGGTGGACAGAACTGGGTGGTATCAAAGACGTGGATCCCCATGATGAAGTCGGTCTTCAGACTGTGCGGTGGCACAAGCTCTGTATCAACGCAGCCATGAACCCCTCCGCTGTGCTCTCAGGTGGCCGTGGCAATGCCGACATGGTAGCAGATGACGAGCTCCAGAGACATCTACTAGGCGTGATGCATGAGATTCGAGATGCTGTGCCCAAGATCCTCGGCAGACCTTTCCCGGACAGTATGGCCAAACCTGAGAAGATCATTGAAAGCACAGCCCGCAATAAGGGCGCAAGGCCGAGCATGCTTCTGGACTGGGAAGCAGGCAAGCCTTTAGAGCTTGAGGTGATATTGGGCAATCCTGTGAGGATTGCAAGGGAGAGAGGTGTTGAAATGCCTAGGTTGCAGAGCCTGTATGCGCTTTTGAGGTCGGCGCAGGccatgaggaagagagagcaGACCAAGGGGAAGCTTTGA
- a CDS encoding hypothetical protein (EggNog:ENOG41) produces MDAPHEKDDQDVNQAQPEQQGQPEQEQQEQEHDPSSTSPPTYTYPPPPQSSTASSSTFRPMGQDLPNLRTSPSDATPTRTSRAASSAAPSEQNSIANSDPPFSPWSVGSDKQLGYHSAASDISGDRVFPIRSVISVDPNSSKIASEDYFPTLPERDGRSIPVHIPGAPRADTGSDLRRSDTVPANYHSRAYSERIDTLMRRKNTMSGPMSSIQLDANRHGSSTTPLQLDISTSDNETETEESGPTGHSVPAAAPSGHEADVSSAGQSNVDVPLVTSRFTHVVTDDGHAVITGRDGVLQRCEDEPIHTPGAIQTFGALVALREENDGCFVARYISENSERMLGYTPKQLFQLKNFLDILTEEQQDNLLDHIDFIRDEDADPAINGPEVFSLSIRSPKRKSTKLWCAIHINPAHPDLIICEFELDEDAEYPLRPVDELTPDTPHDTLQSNPTLEEIEDSTEVLSKPLRILRSARKRRGEQGAMQVFDIMSQVQEQLSSAPNLEAFLKILVGIVKELTGFHRVMIYQFDSSFNGKVVTELVDTSMTRDLYKGLHFPASDIPRQARDLYKLNKVRLLYDRDQDTSRIVCRTKEDLDVPLDMSHSYLRAMSPIHIKYLKNMAVRSSMSISINAFNELWGLISCHSYGNHGMRVSFPIRKMCRLVGDTASRNIERLSYASRLQARKLINTAPTDKNPSGYIIASSEDLLKLFDADFGLLSIKGETKIMGLVEQSQEALAMLEYLRMRQLTSVVASQDVKEDFPDLRYPPGFQVVAGLLYVPLSVGGNDFIVFFRKGQIKEVKWAGNPYEKFVREGTAGYLEPRKSFKTWNETVVGKCREWNEEQVETAAVLCLVYGKFIEVWRQKEMALQNSKLTRLLLANSAHEVRTPLNAIINYLEIALEGSLDQETRENLARSHSASKSLIYVINDLLDLTKTEEGQNLVKDEVFDLASCIREATGPFLNDAKRKGIHYTVVQHSGLPQFVHGDERRIRQALSNVTANAVAHTHSGYVKVEVFVSEVKDRQAVVDFVIEDSGIGMSASQLDTLFRDLEQVSSEEAPMSGTKLEEMPREMRTLGLGLAVVARIVRNMDGQLRLKSEVGQGSRFVVQLPFLLSNECPSSHGNENLPTSVPTNKSTNSAESANTATSAPLSLTAAPEGEITLVDRVSSMTSAVEGGDASMKGSRASQRSMSSHGSHQSDADRLIDAISTPLSLNDREGSEYPLPASVRSGGGSMRPTSRGAVSLSGRSVSPPQSPVATKPHSEPGSTGVVDSKTPIRAVKIPDEYSDVPQRPQPSEHSRVLFEMKGNDRPVTKAATESVTSGGTQMTESQHLEVLVAEDDPINMKILRKRLERVGHGVHHTANGEDCAAAYRERSKEFDVVLMDMQMPIVDGLTSTKMIRSMEASGEHQGHSSLANSNYRIPIFAVSASLVEREKQTYVDAGFDGWILKPIDFKRLNTLLAGISDEEVRKSCLYEPGQWERGGWFLPRAVLGGSVTSDETTPKAVPDAKDKDIGNTVAAEEAKAEGDASEPAPST; encoded by the exons ATGGATGCGCCTCACGAGAAGGACGACCAGGACGTCAACCAAGCTCAGCCTGAGCAGCAAGGGCAGCCAGAGCAGGAACAACAGGAGCAGGAACACGACCCCTCGTCTACGTCTCCTCCAACCTATACTtaccctcctccacctcagtcctcgacagcatcttcatcaacattcaGGCCCATGGGCCAAGATTTGCCAAATTTGCGAACAAGTCCTTCCGACGCAACTCCAACACGCACGAGTCGGGCTGCCTCGTCTGCTGCTCCTAGCGAGCAGAATAGTATTGCAAACTCGGATCCGCCGTTTTCTCCGTGGAGTGTTGGCTCAGACAAGCAATTGGGATATCACTCTGCTGCTTCAGATATTTCTGGGGATCGAGTCTTTCCCATACGATCCGTCATAAGCGTCGACCCCAACTCTAGTAAGATTGCCAGTGAGGATTATTTCCCGACTTTGCCTGAGCGCGATGGTCGAAGCATTCCTGTCCATATCCCAGGTGCTCCTCGAGCTGACACGGGGTCAGATCTGAGACGGTCAGACACCGTCCCAGCTAACTACCATTCACGAGCCTATAGTGAGCGCATCGATACCCTTATGCGGAGAAAGAACACCATGAGCGGTCCAATGTCTAGTATTCAACTAGACGCAAACCGCCATGGAAGCAGTACCACACCACTTCAGCTCGATATCTCCACTTCCGACAatgaaacagaaacagaagaatCCGGACCAACGGGTCACAGCGTACCTGCAGCTGCACCCTCTGGACACGAGGCCGATGTGTCTTCTGCGGGACAATCGAATGTTGATGTCCCACTTGTTACCTCTCGCTTCACCCACGTTGTGACAGACGATGGCCACGCAGTTATCACAGGCCGCGATGGCGTCCTTCAGCGCTGTGAAGATGAACCGATACATACTCCTGGCGCGATTCAAACATTCGGCGCTCTCGTTGCGCTCCGTGAAGAGAACGATGGCTGCTTCGTCGCTCGATACATTAGCGAAAATTCTGAGCGAATGCTGGGCTACACTCCCAAGCAACTATTTCAACTCAAAAACTTCTTAGACATCTTGACGGAGGAACAACAGGATAATCTTCTTGACCACATCGATTTCATTCGTGACGAAGATGCGGATCCAGCCATCAACGGGCCTGAAGTTTTTAGTTTGTCGATTCGGTCCCCTAAGCGCAAAAGCACAAAACTCTGGTGTGCTATTCACATAAACCCGGCACATCCTGATTTAATCATCTGCGAGTTCGAGCTAGACGAGGACGCTGAATATCCTTTACGACCAGTTGATGAGTTGACGCCTGATACCCCACACGACACCCTTCAGTCAAATCCGACACTGGAAGAAATCGAAGACAGCACAGAGGTCCTCAGCAAACCATTGAGAATATTGAGGAGTGCGAGAAAGAGGCGGGGTGAGCAAGGTGCCATGCAAGTTTTTGATATCATGTCACAGGTTCAAGAGCAGCTCTCCTCAGCTCCTAATTTGGAAGCGTTCCTGAAAATCCTCGTGGGTATAGTCAAAGAATTGACTGGCTTCCACCGTGTCATGATCTACCAGTTCGACTCTTCCTTCAACGGCAAGGTCGTAACAGAACTTGTCGACACATCAATGACAAGAGATTTGTACAAAGGCCTCCACTTTCCCGCATCAGACATTCCACGACAAGCTCGCGATCTATACAAACTCAACAAGGTCAGATTGCTTTATGATCGGGACCAAGACACTTCGAGAATAGTTTGCAGGACTAAGGAAGACTTGGACGTTCCTCTGGACATGAGCCATTCCTACTTGCGAGCCATGTCCCCTATCCATATCAAATATCTCAAAAACATGGCAGTGAGATCGTCCATGTCGATATCAATCAATGCTTTCAACGAGCTATGGGGTCTTATTTCTTGCCACTCATATGGGAATCACGGCATGCGAGTGTCTTTTCCAATTCGGAAGATGTGTCGCCTTGTTGGGGACACCGCGTCCCGGAATATCGAGAGACTATCTTATGCGTCGCGGCTACAGGCTCGCAAGCTGATCAACACTGCCCCCACAGACAAAAATCCCTCTGGATACATTATTGCGTCTTCGGAGGATCTTTTGAAGCTGTTCGATGCCGATTTTGGACTACTATCTATCAAGGGCGAGACCAAAATCATGGGTCTTGTCGAACAAAGCCAGGAAGCCCTCGCGATGCTGGAATACCTACGAATGCGGCAACTTACCTCTGTCGTTGCATCGCAGGACGTCAAAGAAGACTTCCCCGACCTACGGTATCCCCCTGGTTTCCAAGTAGTAGCCGGCCTACTCTATGTACCCCTCAGCGTTGGTGGCAACGActtcatcgtcttcttccgGAAGGGCCAGATTAAAGAAGTCAAGTGGGCCGGCAATCCCTACGAAAAGTTTGTTCGAGAGGGCACTGCGGGCTACTTGGAACCAAGAAAGAGCTTCAAAACCTGGAACGAAACTGTTGTCGGCAAATGCCGAGAATGGAATGAAGAACAGGTCGAGACCGCAGCTGTGCTCTGTCTCGTCTACGGCAAATTCATTGAGGTCTGGAGGCAAAAGGAAATGGCTCTTCAAAACAGCAAGTTAACACGGTTGTTGCTTGCCAATTCTGCTCATGAGGTCCGGACACCTCTCAATGCCATTATCAACTACCTGGAAATAGCCCTGGAGGGTAGCCTCGACCAAGAAACCCGAGAGAACTTGGCGAGATCTCATTCTGCCTCTAAGTCTTTGATCTATGTCATCAACGACTTGTTAGACTtgaccaagactgaggaaGGACAGAACTTGGTCAAGGATGAGGTTTTTGATCTTGCCAGCTGTATTAGAGAAGCGACAGGTCCATTCCTGAATGATGCTAAACGAAAGGGCATTCATTACACCGTTGTTCAGCATTCTGGACTTCCGCAATTTGTACATGGCGATGAACGACGAATTCGCCAAGCACTATCTAATGTCACTGCGAACGCGGTGGCCCATACGCACAGCGGCTACGTCAAGGTGGAAGTCTTTGTGTCAGAAGTCAAAGATCGACAGGCAGTGGTGGATTTTGTAATTGAGGACTCTGGTATTGGCATGAGTGCCAGCCAATTGGACACCTTGTTCCGTGACCTTGAACAGGTCAGCTCAGAGGAAGCGCCTATGTCGGGCACGAAGCTGGAGGAGATGCCTCGCGAAATGCGAACATTGGGACTCGgtcttgctgttgttgcccGCATTGTTCGAAACATGGATGGACAGCTTCGCCTAAAGTCGGAGGTTGGCCAAGGCTCAAGATTCGTGGTTCAGCTTCCGTTCCTCCTTTCCAACGAGTGTCCAAGCTCACATGGAAATGAAAACTTGCCTACGAGTGTTCCAACAAACAAGTCGACAAACAGTGCAGAGTCAGCCAACACTGCAACATCTGCCCCACTTTCTCTGACAGCTGCTCCAGAGGGTGAGATTACACTCGTTGACAGGGTTAGCTCCATGACTTCAGCTGTTGAAGGAGGCGATGCATCGATGAAAGGAAGCCGAGCAAGCCAAAGAAGTATGAGCAGCCATGGCAGCCATCAAAGTGACGCCGATCGACTCATTGATGCAATCTCGACGCCCCTATCTCTGAACGACAGGGAAGGCAGTGAGTATCCTCTTCCCGCCAGTGTACGCTCAGGGGGGGGCTCCATGCGGCCCACGTCCCGCGGAGCTGTCAGCCTCAGTGGTCGATCTGTGAGTCCTCCCCAGAGCCCTGTGGCAACCAAACCACATAGCGAGCCTGGAAGCACAGGGGTGGTGGATTCAAAAACTCCGATTCGTGCTGTCAAGATTCCAGACGAGTACAGCGATGTGCCCCAACGACCACAGCCCAGCGAGCATTCCCGTGTCCTCTTTGAGATGAAGGGCAACGACCGTCCCGTGACAAAAGCTGCTACAGAGAGCGTCACAAGTGGAGGAACTCAGATGACTGAGTCACAGCATCTGGAGGTCCTTGTGGCCGAAGATGACCCAATAAACATGAAGATTTTGAGGAAGCGTTTGGAGCGAGTCGGCCATGGTGTGCATCATACTGCCAACGGCGAAGACTGTGCTGCAGCGTATCGCGAACGATCAAAGGAGTTTGACGTGGTCTTGATGGATATGCAA ATGCCAATTGTCGATGGACTCACCAGTACAAAAATGATCAGGTCCATGGAGGCATCCGGGGAGCATCAAGGTCATTCGTCGTTGGCCAATTCAAATTATCGCATCCCGATTTTCGCGGTTTCGGCTTCTCTCGTTGAGCGCGAGAAGCAGACCTATGTCGATGCCGGCTTTGATGGCTGGATCCTCAAGCCGATCGATTTCAAGCGTCTCAACACTTTGCTTGCCGGTATTTCTGACGAGGAGGTCCGCAAGTCTTGTCTATACGAACCAGGTCAGTGGGAACGCGGAGGTTGGTTTCTTCCAAGGGCCGTTCTTGGCGGTTCAGTGACTAGCGACGAGACGACACCCAAGGCCGTGCCTGATGCCAAAGATAAAGATATAGGCAACACAGTAGCTGCcgaggaagccaaggccgAGGGCGATGCTAGTGAACCTGCGCCCAGTACTTGA